One window of the Anaerosporomusa subterranea genome contains the following:
- a CDS encoding MFS transporter — MNWRRNLWSLWLGCIISSTSYTMILPFLPLYLFDLGATEQNIKLWSGAVFAATFLVSAIMSPIWGRLADKSGKRRMLIRSGLSLGFAYFLGSLVSSPLELFVVRLLQGFATGFVPAALAIVASTVPEEKMGFSLGIMQTATLTGTILGPLFGGVLSHIFGIRTSFAVASACILAGTAAVWLLVKEPKQQSLQAGSIGDDLKAALQSKVMQKMLGLLIITQIGVMVLQPLITLHIADMQGAVEGVVLTSGFVFSASGIAGAIAAPLWGRLGQRAGFTKILAIGFLGSGVFSLFPYFTSDIWLFGLMQFAFGFFVAGVYPALNTMVVINTDACFRGRAFGLMMSANQLGSMIGPLLGSVASIWLGIKAIFVCVGVLLLTTGFVVWRGQTRRDASC, encoded by the coding sequence ATGAACTGGCGAAGGAATTTATGGTCGCTGTGGCTTGGCTGCATCATATCGAGTACCAGCTATACGATGATATTGCCGTTTTTGCCATTATACCTATTTGATTTAGGAGCAACAGAGCAAAATATAAAATTGTGGTCTGGCGCAGTTTTTGCGGCAACCTTCCTAGTAAGTGCCATCATGTCTCCCATCTGGGGGCGACTGGCTGATAAGTCCGGCAAAAGACGTATGCTGATTCGGTCCGGCCTTAGCCTTGGATTCGCCTACTTTCTAGGCTCGTTGGTCAGTAGTCCGCTTGAACTTTTCGTAGTTAGGCTGCTTCAAGGTTTTGCGACCGGTTTTGTACCTGCCGCTTTAGCAATTGTCGCATCAACAGTTCCTGAAGAAAAGATGGGTTTCAGTCTTGGTATTATGCAAACTGCGACACTCACTGGGACGATCCTCGGACCCTTATTCGGCGGCGTCCTGTCACATATTTTCGGCATTCGCACCTCTTTTGCAGTCGCCTCTGCTTGTATACTGGCAGGTACTGCCGCTGTTTGGCTGCTAGTAAAGGAACCGAAGCAGCAATCATTGCAGGCCGGCAGTATTGGTGACGATCTTAAGGCTGCGCTGCAAAGCAAAGTTATGCAGAAGATGCTTGGCTTACTGATCATTACCCAGATTGGTGTCATGGTGCTGCAGCCGCTGATTACTCTGCATATAGCAGATATGCAGGGCGCGGTTGAAGGAGTTGTACTGACTTCTGGATTCGTTTTTAGCGCCTCCGGCATTGCCGGGGCAATCGCAGCGCCGCTATGGGGTCGGCTGGGCCAGCGAGCGGGATTTACTAAGATATTGGCCATCGGCTTTCTCGGCAGTGGAGTGTTTAGTTTGTTCCCGTATTTCACCTCTGATATTTGGCTGTTCGGATTAATGCAGTTTGCTTTTGGCTTTTTCGTCGCCGGGGTGTATCCTGCCCTGAATACCATGGTTGTGATAAACACTGACGCGTGCTTTCGCGGACGGGCGTTTGGTTTAATGATGAGCGCCAACCAATTGGGCTCGATGATTGGTCCGCTTCTGGGCAGTGTGGCGAGTATCTGGCTAGGGATTAAAGCGATATTTGTCTGCGTTGGCGTGCTCTTGCTTACTACCGGCTTTGTTGTCTGGCGCGGGCAGACGCGAAGAGACGCTTCTTGCTAG
- a CDS encoding LysR family transcriptional regulator: MDIRQLRYFLAIAEEGQISGAAKRLHIAQPPLSQQLKIMEEELGVQLVERGSRSTRLTEAGRALRHRAEQILDLVNTTVKEVQAFDEGAKGTLALGTIASLGSNLLPDWISSFHEQYPGIDFLLWEGETERITDLLNSGVIEIGLVRLPIDSAIFESIHLPKEPLVAAMSNKWMDGGDGPMPIVELANKPLLTHRRHVSMITKSCREAGFEPTILCKADDPRSMLAWADADIGIAIATASMARQITNSNLRYREIIAPGLETAAAVVWMKNRYMSTAARRFLETFVGR, translated from the coding sequence ATGGATATCAGGCAGTTACGCTATTTTTTGGCGATCGCAGAAGAAGGACAAATCAGTGGGGCTGCCAAACGGCTCCATATTGCCCAGCCGCCACTCAGCCAGCAGTTAAAAATTATGGAAGAAGAACTCGGTGTTCAGTTGGTTGAACGCGGCAGCCGGAGTACCCGCCTTACAGAAGCAGGTCGCGCTTTGCGGCACCGAGCTGAACAGATTCTTGATTTAGTCAACACTACTGTGAAAGAAGTCCAGGCTTTTGACGAAGGCGCAAAAGGGACTTTGGCTTTGGGAACTATTGCCTCACTTGGCTCAAACCTGCTTCCTGACTGGATCAGCAGCTTTCACGAACAGTATCCAGGCATCGATTTTTTACTTTGGGAAGGCGAGACAGAACGCATTACCGACCTATTAAATAGCGGTGTTATTGAAATTGGATTGGTTAGGCTGCCGATTGACTCTGCTATCTTCGAATCAATCCACTTGCCCAAGGAGCCCCTTGTTGCCGCTATGAGCAATAAATGGATGGATGGCGGGGACGGGCCTATGCCAATAGTCGAACTCGCCAATAAGCCTCTGCTAACGCATCGCCGCCATGTATCAATGATCACGAAAAGCTGTCGTGAAGCTGGTTTTGAACCCACTATTCTATGCAAAGCTGATGACCCGCGTTCCATGCTGGCATGGGCTGACGCCGATATTGGCATTGCAATAGCCACCGCTTCGATGGCGCGTCAAATTACAAACTCTAATTTACGCTATCGCGAAATTATCGCGCCCGGTCTGGAGACTGCGGCGGCGGTGGTTTGGATGAAGAATAGGTATATGTCGACCGCTGCTCGGAGGTTCTTGGAAACCTTCGTCGGGCGTTGA
- a CDS encoding aldehyde dehydrogenase family protein, protein MADELTLEQQQELDTAIERAQKALAIIETYDQARVDRLCQTVAWSVANKKRFLQLVDMSIKESGLGDPVTRQQKRFKIRGVLRDALRQKSVGIIEENVEKGIVKYGKPVGIIASIVPTTNPDLTPAGTAVMAVKARDVVIFSPHPRSKKTTFETVRLMREALEREGAPADILQCLTKVSIPMTKALMERANLVLATGGPAMVKSAYSSGTPAYGVGAGNATMIWDETANVEEAAMNSMISKTSDFGSGCSADGNIIIHESIWEKSIEALQKVGAYLVNDEEKEKVRKVMWDEENHRLSDTVAISPQKLAEIAGFKIPADRKFIMVLSDGVGRNHPFSYEKLTTLLTVHKYQGEFQNAIEMMHQIYWGSGRGHSVGIYSFDDDHIHRLALSAPVSRIMVRQPQSKSNSGTFTNGMPMTSSMGCGTWGGNITSENITLKHYLNTTWVARPIPEDRPPDEELFGDFYDPECEK, encoded by the coding sequence ATGGCAGATGAATTGACATTAGAACAACAGCAAGAGCTGGATACCGCTATTGAACGGGCGCAGAAAGCTCTGGCTATCATCGAAACTTATGATCAGGCGCGTGTAGACCGTCTGTGCCAGACAGTGGCTTGGTCAGTGGCCAATAAAAAAAGATTCCTGCAGCTTGTAGACATGAGCATTAAAGAAAGTGGTCTTGGCGATCCTGTAACCCGTCAACAAAAGCGGTTTAAGATCCGTGGCGTGCTTCGCGATGCGCTCCGGCAAAAGAGTGTTGGCATTATCGAAGAAAACGTGGAAAAAGGTATTGTAAAATATGGCAAGCCTGTTGGAATTATCGCTTCGATCGTTCCGACAACCAACCCTGACTTGACTCCGGCCGGCACGGCTGTCATGGCAGTAAAAGCCCGCGACGTAGTCATCTTCTCGCCGCATCCCCGTTCGAAAAAGACTACATTTGAAACCGTTCGTTTAATGCGGGAAGCACTTGAGAGAGAAGGCGCTCCTGCTGATATTCTCCAATGCTTGACGAAAGTCAGCATTCCGATGACAAAAGCATTAATGGAGAGAGCTAACCTGGTGCTTGCGACTGGTGGTCCAGCTATGGTCAAATCTGCTTACAGCTCAGGAACGCCTGCTTATGGCGTAGGTGCTGGTAACGCGACGATGATTTGGGATGAGACTGCGAACGTGGAAGAAGCTGCCATGAACAGCATGATCAGCAAAACCTCGGACTTCGGTTCTGGCTGTTCTGCTGACGGCAACATCATCATTCATGAAAGCATTTGGGAAAAGTCAATCGAGGCGCTGCAAAAAGTGGGCGCATACTTGGTTAACGATGAGGAAAAAGAAAAAGTTCGCAAAGTCATGTGGGACGAGGAAAACCATCGCCTGTCTGACACCGTCGCCATTTCGCCGCAAAAATTGGCTGAAATCGCCGGCTTCAAAATTCCTGCCGATAGAAAGTTCATCATGGTTCTATCTGACGGTGTAGGCCGTAACCATCCTTTCTCTTATGAAAAATTGACAACTCTGCTGACTGTCCATAAATATCAAGGCGAATTCCAAAATGCGATTGAGATGATGCATCAAATCTATTGGGGATCTGGCAGAGGTCACTCGGTGGGCATCTACTCCTTTGATGATGATCATATTCATCGTTTAGCACTTTCAGCGCCGGTGAGCCGGATCATGGTTCGCCAGCCTCAATCTAAATCTAATTCCGGTACCTTTACCAATGGTATGCCGATGACTTCAAGTATGGGTTGTGGCACCTGGGGCGGCAACATCACTTCGGAAAATATCACTCTCAAACACTACTTAAATACGACTTGGGTAGCTCGTCCGATCCCCGAAGATCGCCCGCCAGATGAAGAACTGTTTGGCGATTTCTACGACCCCGAGTGCGAGAAGTAA
- a CDS encoding sugar phosphate isomerase/epimerase family protein yields the protein MAPQFSLAYLTIPGCTPPEQTYIAGRAGYDFVSLRPIYMGLPGEPNFALAENKEMLQQTKRALADTGVKLLDIELARIYDGVDPKRYLPAMEVAAELGGRHVLSSIWTSDRNFYIEKFAEVCDLAKPFGLTVELEYVPIASVNNLAGALDVLNTIKRDNAGLMIDIHHFHRARNKPEELDAVPREWFRFVHLCDAPEEIPTEKEEMTRILREARLYVGEEGGIDVTGIVNRMPEVPYSIELPNLKRMKEMGCAEYAFRCIEAAKKYLAAHPRG from the coding sequence ATGGCACCCCAATTTTCTCTAGCCTATCTGACAATCCCGGGCTGTACGCCTCCTGAGCAGACTTACATCGCTGGGCGAGCTGGCTATGATTTCGTTAGTCTGCGCCCGATCTATATGGGACTTCCGGGCGAGCCGAATTTTGCCTTAGCCGAAAACAAAGAAATGTTGCAGCAAACCAAACGAGCGCTGGCTGACACGGGCGTTAAACTGCTTGATATTGAACTGGCGCGTATTTATGACGGTGTTGATCCGAAACGCTATTTGCCAGCCATGGAGGTAGCGGCTGAACTCGGCGGACGCCATGTTCTCAGTAGCATTTGGACCTCTGATCGTAATTTCTATATCGAGAAGTTTGCCGAGGTCTGCGATTTGGCTAAACCGTTCGGCCTGACAGTAGAGCTTGAGTATGTGCCGATTGCCAGCGTCAATAACCTTGCGGGAGCACTCGACGTTCTGAATACGATAAAACGGGATAATGCCGGTCTAATGATTGATATTCATCATTTCCATCGCGCCAGAAATAAGCCGGAGGAACTCGATGCCGTACCGCGTGAATGGTTCCGTTTCGTCCACCTTTGCGATGCACCGGAAGAAATCCCGACTGAAAAAGAAGAAATGACCCGTATCCTGCGTGAAGCCCGTCTATATGTAGGTGAAGAAGGCGGTATCGATGTTACAGGGATTGTGAACCGGATGCCGGAAGTTCCCTATTCGATTGAGCTACCCAATCTCAAACGAATGAAGGAAATGGGTTGTGCCGAGTACGCATTCCGCTGCATTGAAGCGGCTAAGAAATACTTGGCTGCTCACCCACGCGGATAG
- a CDS encoding thiamine pyrophosphate-binding protein — MRDLVANQLIKYLERRGVKHIFGLCGHTNIAVLAALSKSEKIRFINTRHEQIASHAADGYARVTKKAAVVLSHLGPGLTNAATGVANAALDSIPMVVIAGDVPSHYFGKHPHQEVNLHADGSQWEIYRPFVKRAWRVDRPDLMPEILEKAFALAESGRPGPVLVDVPMDIFSKEVDVELFDRLDLNNKFIHKPSLDEELAAKIISTLAAAKNPVIHVGGGIILADAAKELQEFVDHMAIPVSHSLMGKGALPDDHPLTLGMTGFWGTKFINDSCKNADYILGLGTSFKEADCSSWYPEFTFSFPPTKLIHIDIDPSEIGRNYPTEIGAVADLKQALTVLVRVAKKLYPVARKNAAMEQTIANQRKDFKANNAKMEQSDAFPMMPERILADVRAVLPRNAIITTDVGWNKNGVGQQFPIYEPGSILTPGGYATMGFGSPAALGAKVADPDRVVVSLIGDGGFGQNPAVLATAAIENIPAIFLIMNNRAFGTIAGLEKAHYDTTFGTLFEKDGESYSPDYAAIAKAYGVEGVKIQSAAEFKPALEAAIKANKPYVLDVSMINNPVPTAGHWNIMDIYSPGKKVHHVSTN; from the coding sequence ATGAGAGACTTAGTAGCAAATCAACTGATCAAGTACCTTGAGAGACGTGGTGTCAAACACATCTTCGGACTTTGCGGACATACCAACATTGCTGTGCTGGCTGCCCTCTCCAAAAGCGAAAAGATCCGTTTTATCAACACCCGACATGAGCAAATCGCCTCTCACGCTGCTGATGGTTATGCCCGTGTCACCAAAAAGGCAGCAGTAGTTCTCAGTCACTTAGGACCAGGACTGACTAACGCCGCAACTGGCGTTGCCAACGCCGCGCTTGACTCTATCCCTATGGTCGTCATTGCTGGCGACGTCCCCAGCCACTACTTTGGCAAGCACCCGCATCAGGAAGTTAACCTGCATGCCGATGGGTCTCAATGGGAAATCTACCGCCCGTTTGTCAAGCGCGCCTGGCGCGTTGATCGTCCTGACCTGATGCCGGAGATTTTAGAAAAGGCGTTTGCCTTGGCTGAATCCGGCCGCCCTGGCCCTGTCTTGGTTGACGTTCCGATGGATATCTTCTCTAAAGAAGTGGACGTTGAGTTGTTCGATCGCCTAGACCTCAACAACAAATTCATTCATAAACCTTCACTTGACGAAGAACTGGCTGCGAAGATTATTAGCACTCTGGCTGCTGCAAAAAATCCCGTCATTCATGTAGGCGGCGGTATTATCCTGGCAGACGCAGCGAAAGAATTGCAAGAATTTGTTGATCACATGGCTATCCCTGTATCCCATTCACTGATGGGCAAAGGCGCTCTGCCTGATGATCATCCCCTCACTCTCGGCATGACCGGCTTTTGGGGAACGAAGTTTATCAATGATTCCTGCAAGAACGCTGATTATATCTTAGGCTTAGGAACCAGCTTCAAAGAGGCGGACTGCAGCTCCTGGTATCCTGAATTCACCTTTAGCTTCCCACCGACAAAACTCATCCATATCGATATCGATCCGAGTGAAATCGGCAGAAACTATCCGACCGAAATCGGCGCAGTCGCTGATTTAAAACAAGCGCTGACTGTTCTGGTGCGTGTAGCCAAGAAACTGTATCCAGTTGCACGTAAAAACGCAGCCATGGAACAAACCATTGCCAATCAACGCAAAGATTTCAAGGCCAACAATGCCAAAATGGAGCAAAGCGACGCCTTCCCGATGATGCCTGAGCGGATTCTGGCTGATGTACGCGCCGTTCTTCCCCGCAATGCCATCATCACCACCGATGTGGGCTGGAACAAAAATGGCGTCGGTCAGCAGTTCCCCATCTACGAACCAGGTTCCATTCTCACTCCTGGCGGCTATGCCACTATGGGCTTTGGTTCACCGGCAGCCCTGGGCGCGAAAGTCGCGGATCCTGATCGCGTTGTCGTTTCGCTAATTGGCGATGGCGGCTTTGGTCAAAACCCGGCTGTACTCGCTACTGCAGCGATTGAAAACATTCCGGCAATTTTCCTGATCATGAACAACCGCGCCTTCGGCACCATTGCCGGCCTCGAAAAAGCGCACTATGACACCACCTTCGGTACGTTGTTTGAAAAAGACGGTGAGTCTTACTCACCTGATTATGCAGCCATTGCCAAAGCTTATGGCGTGGAAGGCGTAAAAATTCAATCAGCCGCTGAATTCAAACCGGCGCTGGAAGCAGCGATCAAAGCTAACAAGCCCTATGTGCTGGATGTATCAATGATCAATAATCCTGTTCCGACTGCTGGGCACTGGAACATCATGGATATTTATTCGCCTGGCAAAAAAGTGCATCACGTTAGCACGAACTAA